GAGGGAGCACAGTTCGACAAAAGGGGCGCCGGGGTCGAGGAGCAAATTGAGGCGCTCCCGTGGCAGCAGCCAGCCCCGTTCACGATAGCGGGTCGCCTTACTATTTTCCGCTTGAACCGGGCGTTGCTCAGCTTCACGAAACTGGTTGATCTGCTCCAGCATGGCAGCCTGGTTATCATTGAATTCTGCCGAGCGGTTGTCGAGCTGGGAATCAATCGGCTGCATTAGAGCTTACCCTCCGCTTCCAACTCTTCCACTACCTGCGGCCGGCGTTTGCGATGAAATCCGTTAAAGCGTTTAGAGTTGTTCGCGGCTTGTGGCTGCCAAAGAGGAGAGTGGTGCTTGAGGCTGGAGCCACCGTCGATACGCAGGGTTTGCCCGGTAATATAGTTGGCCGCATCGGAAAGTAGGAAGCACACGGCCCCGCTAACTTCCGCTTCCTCTCCCAATCGGTAGAGGGGAATGCTGTCGCGGAAGCCCGGTAGTAGCTCGCGCAGGAATTTGGGGTCGTAAGTATCAAAGCCGCTGGAAAGAATATAGCCTGGCGCCACGGCGTTAACTCGAACGCCAAAAGGCGCCCACTCCAATGCAGCGGTTTCGGTAATATTTTCCATGCCTGCGCGAGCGGCACCGGAGTGGCCCATCATTGGCATGCCGCCGGCGTTATCTGCGGTGATATTTACGATACTGCCGCCATGTTGTTTCATCGACTGCACAAAAACTTCGCGGGACATTAAGAATCCACCGAGTAGGTTGCTGCGTACAACAGCATCGAACCCTTTTGTGTTGATCTGCTCAAGGGGGGAGGGGAACTGGCCACCGGCATTGTTCACCAATCCATGAATTTGGCCTCGCGCTTGGACAATTTGCCCAACCGTTTCCTGAACACCCTCTTCATCGCGAATATCCAGGCTGAACAAACTGCACTCGCCACCATCGTTATTGATTTCACCGGCAACCCTTTCCAGCTTGTCCAATTTACGCCCAATCAATACAACATGGGCGCCGAGGCTGGCCAGTTCGTGGGCGATACAACGGCCAATACCACTGCCGCCACCGGTGACGATATAGGTTTGCTCGCTAAAGCTGCCTGAGCGCAGCTGGCTTTGATAGCGCATGAAAGTTTCCTTTTCTTGGGCCTTTAAGGCCTATTCAGTTTTTATTGTTCTTGTTGGCGCTTGCGCCTGCGTGTGGGAAAACGCAGAATAGCTTAACGCTACCAAGCAAGCGCTTGGTATTCAAGGGTTGGCGCCTTTTTGATTGTGTGATTGTTAGGTTGCCGATTAGTCTGCAAAACAAAGCAAAAAAGAAAGCAAAGAATTGGGAGTGTTTCGTGCAAGAGGGCGCACAAGTGGTGGTAGAGGTGCAAGGTGCTATGTCGCCACAGCAACTTATTGGAACCCTGGTAAAGGCAGGAGAGCTTACAGACCCGGCCTCCCCGCGGGGGCGTTTGCTCAATGCTGCCGCGCGCCTGTTTGAGCAAAAGGGCTTTTCACGTACTACTGTGCGAGACCTGGCGGCGGAAGTGGGCATTCTGTCTGGCAGTATTTTTCATCACTTCTCCAGCAAAGAGCAGATTCTCTGCGAGGTGATGAAGGAGGTAACTATTTTCGCCAGTGCTCGTATGCGTAGTGCGGTGGAGCAGGCCGCGTCACCTCAGGAAAGACTGCGGGCCTGTATTCAGTCTGAGCTTGAGGCGATTCACGAGCGGGCGGTGCCGGGCTTTTCCATCTTGGTAATGGAGTGGCGTAGTCTGTCAGATAAAAGCCAGAAAGAGGTGTTGTTGCTGCGCGATGAGTACGAGCAAATATGGCTGGATGCGATTAATTCCGCCCGTTGTCCAGGTGGGGATGCCACAGTGGTGCGCCGACTTATGGTTGGTGCATTGAGCCATACCTACAGCTGGTTTAAAGCTAGGGAAAATGGATTGACCATTCCCGAGCTCGCCGATCGGGCCTATCAAATCTTCGCGCCCAAATCCTAAGCGTTAACAATACGAGTTACTGGCAAGGTGCCGTTAAAACTGTGCACTTTGCCACCTTTCCTGCCAATTTCTCTCTTTTGAAGAATTTCCTGAGAACTGGTGCGCACCTGTTTTTCTCCGAATCTTTTACCCTGCGCGCAAGATGATAAGAATGTGACAATAAGTGTCACTTGGTGACAGGAGAAGGGAATGGCGGGCCAGGATTTATACCAGGTGGTTTCCACGGGAAGGACACTCCACGCCAAAGAAGCAGGGGCTGTGACTCGGGATATCGCCAAACTATTTTCGGTTCCTGAGGCCCAGGCTCGCAGATTACTGTTAAAAGGCTGGGTGATTAAAGACAGCCTGGCATCGTCACAGGCCCTGGAGTACAGGGCCAAGCTGCACAAGATCGGTCTTCGTGCCGAGGTTTGCCCTACGGGAAAGTTCGATAACCAACAGCTGATTGCAAAAATCAAAGTGGCCCAACGGCGCAAGGCCAATGCAGCAGAAAAGATGCCGACAAGTACGGCCTCGGCAGGTGCATCCAAGGCTGGGACTGCACGAGAGCAAGAGGTAGAGAAACCGCTTTCGGTGAGCAATGCCAAAGGAAGCGTTGCCCCCCCTCTGGATTCCGAAAAGGTCAAACCACAGGCAACAGAGCCTGAAGCCAATGAAAAGAGGGCGTTCTTCAGCAATAGAAAAACGCAGCTGGCTACAGTGGGTTGGCGAGTGCTTTTCGGATTACTCCCTGCTTTAACGGTACCTACAATTTTTATCGGCTTGGCAGCTCTGTGTCTCTATGGTGCCGGTGCACTGCTCTGGCAAACTCCCTTGGCAGTTTGGCAGGGGGAGTTAACTGGGGGCACTTTACTCATCAGTCTAGGGGGGGCGGCAGTCTTTATTTTTTTATTGTTGTTGGTCGCTTTGCCTTATTTTTGCTTCCCTCGAGAAATGCGTCCAAGGCCTGGCGAAGTCCCTCTGAAGCAAGCGGACAACAAAGATTTATTGCCCTTACTTGAGCAATTGTCTAGTGCAACAAAACTGCCCAGGGTGCAGGAGCTGATAGTCAGCCCAGACGCTCGTATTTATTGCGAGCCCAGGTTTTCTGAGGTGATGCGTCAGCAATTGCGGTTAAACCTGGGCCTGGCCAGTGTGGCTTCCCTTAGTGGCCGCGATACCTTGGCGTTAGTGGCACGCAGCCTTGGCCTTTATCAGGGAAAACTCAATGGGCTACTGGCCTGGCTGGTGTTAGATGGCGTTAGGCGCTTGGAGCTGATGCAGTGGGCACTGGAAAATGATCGAAGTGTGCTGTACCGAAGCGGGGAACCGGGTCCGCTGAAATCCTTGCATCAATTACTGGCAACTTGTGGCCACTTTCTATTGCCATTGATTGAGCGGCTAGAAAATCTGCACCGTATTGTCACTCGGGGCAGTGCACGCTATCTGGAATGCCGGGCTGATTTCTGGGCTGCTGACTTGATTGGCAGTGGGGCTTTTGCCGAATTTGCCGGGAACTGGCATCGCCTGGTGCATGCTGACCTAATGGTTGCCGAGACTGCCCGCGAGGCCTCGGCAGTGGGGCAGTGCTTTGAGAACATCCCTGCCGCTGTAGCCTGGACATTGAACAATCTGGATGAGGAAACCAGTAATACCATTGAGCTCGCGATGGCTCAGGCCAGTGATCCCTGGGATGTTTTTGAGGCGGCGGATCTACAGCGTATTGAGGTGGTTCAAAAGCGCAATATTAGTGGGCGTCTACAACGGGAGCTTGGCTGCACGGAGCTTTTTGCCGATTTTCCCAAGTTGGCCAGTGAGGTCAGCGGGGAGGCTGGCGCGTCGGACTGTCAGGTTGTGGAGAATCGCCGATTACTTTGTGCCAGTCGCGAAGCGGAGGAGGCGTTACAGATCCTGGATGTTTATTTTAACCGTCTGCCGCCGCTCAACCTGCTGCCACTACGCAGGCCTGCGACTCAGGAAATGCAGGCGATGGATTTACAGGCCAGTATCAATTGGCTAAGGAGCAAGCTCATTGAGCTGCGTGAACTCCGGGAACAGCGTGAGAACACACGTCAGCTTATGGTGTCGGTGCAACTTGGCGCGGCGCTGATTCGGGCCAAGGTGCGTATCGAGCCACAGGAATACTCTCTGAATAGCGCAAGCCTCGCAGCGGCGCAGGAAGCATCGGCGTTAAAGCGGTCTGAGTTGGAGGAAATCGAGCGTCAGCTGCAGAAGATCTACTCGGTGTTTTACCAACGGTTGTGCTTGGCTTTAGTCGCTATGCCGGCACGGGAGCGCCAGCAGGCAAGGGGAATGCTTAGCCAGTTGGCTGCCTACGACGCTCTGGCCACACACCTCGAGCGCCTTGCGGGGTACAGCACCAGTCTCTCTGTATTCTCACGCCGCTTATCCCCAGGTCTTGCCGAGCGGGAATTGGTACAGAAATACCTGGCCCTCTCTGCTCGGGAGCTGGATGCGACCTTTGCCACAGTGGAGTCTTCTGAGCTATTAAAAGCCCAGGGATTGGATAGCGCACTTTGTATCAAGGCAAAGCGCGAGCCATTGCAACAGCTACCGCAGCGCCACCAGGAGGCATTGGCCGTGGTGCGTACTATGGAGTCCCGCTGTAATTATGCAAGTACGGTAATTCTGGAGCGCTATCAAATCCAGCTGGCGGCCCTGCTGCAACGTTGTCTGCATAGAGAAGGGCAGCTGGAAGTGAATCCTTTACGTCTCCTGCAAGCGGTTTAGAGCCTGTTGGTATTCAATGAGTTGTCGCCAGGCTCTATCCGCCGGCAAGCTTCACTTTGTAGTTTTTGGATTCCAATAGCGCTTTGATTTCCGCGCGCTTGTCGCCCTGGATTTCGATCACACCGTCTTTCAGGGCACCACCGCAGCCACAGCGTTTTTTCAATTCCGCCAGTAGTAACTTCAACTCACCATCGGTGCCGTCCACGCCACGCACACAGGTAACCCCTTTGCCCTTGCGTCCTTTAGTCTCTCTTTGGATGCGCACAATCCCATCACCCTGGTGACGCTTCTCTGCTGCGGGCTCTTCTTTGATACGACCGCGGTCGGTGGAATAAACGAGACGGTTCTCCTTGGCCATGGTTGGGCGCTCTCCAAAAAATTGTTGCACAGGGTAACTGGGGCGCGATTGTGCCCGAGGCGTGGGGGAAGTCAAAGAGGTAGCGGCTGAATATCTGGATGAGAATGGAATAGGGGGCGACCCACCAGCCCCCAGCAGGTAAAATTTGAGCGCAAATCCTTGGTAGCTGGTAGAAGAGGTTGATCCATGGCGTTGACTGGACGTCGAAAACTGCTCAATGAAGTGATCTTTGGCACCGAGACGCCCGCTGGGCGCAACTTTGATGTGTTTTTGATCTGGGCAATTTTAATTAGTGTGGGACTGGTACTGCTGGCTTCAATTGGACCAATAGCTGACCGCTACGGCACGCTCCTGATCACATTGGAATGGCTTTTTACCGGGCTGTTTACCCTGGAATATGCCGCCCGTATCTATTGTTCAGTAAACAGGCGCAAGTATATTTTCAGTTTCTACGGTGTTGTTGATCTGCTGGCAATTCTGCCCAGCTATCTGGCTCTTCTGTATACCGGTGCAACCTACCTATTGGTAATCCGTTTGCTGCGGGTGTTGAGAATCTTCAGGATATTGAAGCTGGTGCGTTATTTACAGGATGCCAACCTGCTACTGCGGGCCCTGGGTTTGGCCCGGCGAAAGATCCTGGTGTTTTATTCCAGCGTACTAGTGATGTGCGTCATCTTCGGCTCATTGATGTTTGTGGTAGAGGGGCCGGAAAATGGATTTACCAGCATCCCCACCAGTGTTTACTGGGCCATTGTAACGATTACCACGGTTGGCTACGGGGATATCTCTCCGCATACGCCACTGGGTCAGGCGATAGCGGCCATGACCATGTTGATTGGTTATTCAATTATCGCTGTACCCACCGGAATTTTGACTGCAGAGCTGGCCGGTGAGATGCATCGCGAACGCAAGCATCACCGCTGCAACAACTGCGGGCGCAGTGTCCATGATCCAGATGCTGAGTTTTGCAAGTTTTGTGGTTACCGGCTCGAGCCGTCTTTACAAGTGGAAGAGGTTTGATTTGATTGCGGGTGCCTCACAGAGGCTCCCGCTAACCCTAATTTTTGCGGATTACCATTCGTCGGGTACACGTACCGCGACTACGTCGGCCTTAGCGCAGAGGCGCCCGTCACTGCTGAGTTCACAGTGCAGGATAGTTTTCTTGGGGCCGCGCTCGACAATGGTGGCTTCTAAGAGTACTGGTTGATCAATAGCGGCGGGAGCCAGGTATTTTATGTCCAGCTTGCCGGTGGCGAACCAGATCTTGTCTCCGCTACCCACCTTGCGGCCAGCCTGCAGATAGCCATCGGCGATAGCGGTACACACAGTGTGGCAATCGATGACTGTGGCGATAATGCCACCGTTCAAATATTGAGCGGGCCCTGCATTGTGGTAAGGGCTGGGAGTGAATAGACAGCGGGACTTATCCGGCTCTACCCAATAGCTTTTAATACGCAGGCCTTGGTCATTGTCCGGCCCGCAGCCAAAACAGTGGTTGCCTTGAATCTGATCCTGAATGGCGATTTGCTCAGTCATAACTATCCCTCGCTGTGGACGCGCATAGTAACGATTTGCGCCAGGGAGGGGAAGAAACTAACCTTGCGGACCTGCAATAGAGTTACCCAAATTATTTGGACCTAGATACATGGAAATATACGGCTTTTGCGCCCCCGGTTTTGAAGCCCTGTTCGAGGCTTTCGCAAAGAATTTTCGCGAGTGTGGAGATACCGGTGCCGCCTTCGCGGTGCGCCAGCATGGCGAGTTGATCTGCTCCCTGTGGGCGGGCAGCGCCGATCGGGATGGGGAGCAACCCTTTACCGAAGAGACTCTGGTCAATGTGTTTTCATCCAGCAAAGGTGTACTAGCACTGCTAGCTATGCAGCAAGTACAGGCTGGTAAGCTGGATCTGGATCGCCCGGTTGCAGACTATTGGCCGGAATTTGCACAGAACAAAGAATCTGTCACCGCGCGACAATTACTTAGCCATCGCAGTGGTTTGGTCGCTTTTCGCGAGCGGGTTAAAGACAACCTTATTTACGATTGGCAAGCGGCCTGCGATGCGGTTGCCGAAACAGCCCCCTGGTGGGAGCCGGGTAGTGAACAGGGGTATGCGCCTTTTCTCTACGGCTGGAGCCTGGGCGGCCTGATCGAACGGGTTGCTGAAAAACCTCTGTTGGAACTTTATCGGGAAATGCTAGCCAAACCCCTCAATCTCGATGGCGGCTTTGGTGCGCTGGGGCATAGTTCAAGCCGAATTGCCGATGTGAGCCCATTGAAACAGCCATTGCCGGAGTTGCGTGAGAATGCCATTGGCCGGGCAATTAAAGAGGATCGCAAAGGCCCCGTGGCCATGGCGTTTAGCAACCCCGTTAGCTTGATGATGGGCACCAATAGCCCCGAGTGGCGCGGTGCCCTGATTCCTGCAGCCAATGGCCATTTCAGTGCGCGGGATCTTGCTGCAGTTTACGGGGACCTGGCGGGGGGAAATCCAATTACCCTGGGGCAAAAATGGGTCGATGAGGCTTCCCGAGAGCAGAGCCGTGGGCGGGATAAAGTATTGCAGGCCGAGGTGAGTTTTGGCTGTGGTTTTATCCGTAGTACTCAGGCGGCCGATCTGCGTTTTGGTGGAAAGCAAGGTTTTGGTCACCCTGGTGCTGGGGGTAGCGTCGGCTTTGCCGATCCGGAGCAGGGCCTGGGGGTGGGTTATATCACTACACGACTGGGGCAGAGCCTGTTTATGGATCGGCGCGCGGTTAGTTTGGTCGAGACTCTGTACGGATTATTGAAATGACAGAAGACGTTTTAAAACTGATGGAGCGAATCGACGAGCTGGAGACTCGCTTGGCTTTTCAGGAAGATACGATTTCTCAATTGAATGATGTCATTGCGCGCCAAGATGCGGATATTCGCTCTGTAGTAGCAAGAATGCGTGAGCTTGGAGAGAAGTACAGCGCGCTAACCTTTGAAATGCAGGCTGGCGGCAAGCCAGTCGACGAAAAACCCCCTCATTACTGAGGAACATTAAAAGTAGGGCAATAAAGTAGGCGGGCACGCCACTTGGTTGCCTTAATAATATGCTGGCGCAGAAATACAAATTTGCCGGCTAAGATGAAATTTATGTCGACAGGCATCGCCAAAATTTATTGAAAATAACTCGATGTCACTTCGGCGCTGCCTTAAGTATTAAAGCGTCTAAAAAAGTTTGTATTGTATCGTCTTTGCTATTGACAAACTTTTCCACACTCAATAGTGGGCTAACTGGCGCTCTAGTATTTATCGGCCCAGCTGGTACATAATTTCTTCCGTCGCCTATAACTCGTTGTTTTTAAAGAGAAAACTAGGGAGTTTAAAAAATAAACAAATCGCTGTAAGCGAGAGTCAATGCCGCCTGGCGGGGACCTTCGTTTATTAATGCACAAAGTTATCCACAGAAGCTGTGGAAGAAGTTTGCAGCGTTTACTTTTTGTGCAGCAACTTAGTGCGAAAGTGCCGCAAGCTGGAAATTCGATGCTTGCAATGGGGACTGGTCAATAGAACTGGTAATGGCTTCGCCGTAATCTTCACATAATTTGGTTGGGTTGATTCAGCCGCCGGTCAGCTTTTAGCTGGATAATGCCGGCACTGTGATGGAGCACTGGGTTCAGTGCGTCCCGATACCCATTTATTAAAAGTGCGTTAGGAGAACCAATAATGAAACATTGGGTAGCAATTCTCGCTATGGGCTCACTGGTAGGCTGTTCCACCCTGGATCCCTACACCGGTGAAAGCAAAACCAGTAATGCCGCCAAGGGGGCCGGAATAGGCGCCGTAGCGGGTGCTATTGTCGGCGTGGCAACAGCGAGTAAGAAAGACCGCAAGAAGGGAGCTCTGACTGGTGCTCTGGGCGGTGCCGCGATTGGTGGCGGTATCGGTTACTACATGGATCGCCAGGAAATGGCTTTGCGCCAGCGTCTGGAAGGCAGTGGTGTACGAGTCCAACGTGAAGGGGACAACATTCGCCTGATCATGCCGGGCAACATCACTTTTGGTTCCAATCGCTCAGATATTCGCACGGATTTCTATGACACGCTCGAATCCGTAACGGTAGTTTTGCAAGAGTTTAATAAGACCGCCATCCGCGTGAGTGGCCATACCGACAGCACTGGTTCCGACGTGTATAACCAGTCCCTGAGTGAGCAGCGGGCTAACTCTGTGGCGAGCTTCTTCAGCCATAACGGCGTTTCTTCCGGCCGCGTACAGGCTGTTGGTTATGGTGAGCGCTACCCGCTGGCCAGCAATAGTTCTGAGTCTGGCCGTCAGGCCAACCGTCGTGTTGAGTTGGAGTTACTGCCTCTGTAAACACTTTGTGCAGCGGGTAAACGGCTGCACTGTCAATCACTGCGTCTCGATAACCCCAAGCCCAGGTGGAAGTCTTGTACGCAGTGAAGTTACTTTTCTTTTTCAACTAATAAAATTCCAGTTGAAACCCTTCCCTCTGTATAAATCTTCTCCTTTCGATTTCTATTAGGCACTGAGTTGCACAAGGTTCTAGCGGACACCCTGGACGTTTTTTGCACCCATATAAGTTTTGCTCCGACAAATGATTCCGGTGCATAGCTGAAGGCTAAAAAATCCGGCGACTGGCTGGTTGGCTGTGCTATCTCTACATCTACTAATAAGTAAATAGTGGAGCAAAGCCGTGAGTCATCGCCTGTTCAAATGGAAATCCTTATGGGTCTTTGCCTTGGTGCTAGTGGCCATCCAGGTTTTTGCCTGGCAGGAGCAAATGGCGGAATCCAGCACTAACCTGGAAGTCCGATTTGGCGCGGCTGCCGTAGTGGCACAGGTGGAGGTCATTGGTATTCACCGGGATGTAGACAGCGCGCTGTCGGAGCCGGGTGTCACGGCGATTTCAGGTTATGTCTATTCCGCGGTGCCAGGCCAGGTCTG
The DNA window shown above is from Microbulbifer variabilis and carries:
- a CDS encoding SDR family oxidoreductase is translated as MRYQSQLRSGSFSEQTYIVTGGGSGIGRCIAHELASLGAHVVLIGRKLDKLERVAGEINNDGGECSLFSLDIRDEEGVQETVGQIVQARGQIHGLVNNAGGQFPSPLEQINTKGFDAVVRSNLLGGFLMSREVFVQSMKQHGGSIVNITADNAGGMPMMGHSGAARAGMENITETAALEWAPFGVRVNAVAPGYILSSGFDTYDPKFLRELLPGFRDSIPLYRLGEEAEVSGAVCFLLSDAANYITGQTLRIDGGSSLKHHSPLWQPQAANNSKRFNGFHRKRRPQVVEELEAEGKL
- a CDS encoding TetR/AcrR family transcriptional regulator, translating into MQEGAQVVVEVQGAMSPQQLIGTLVKAGELTDPASPRGRLLNAAARLFEQKGFSRTTVRDLAAEVGILSGSIFHHFSSKEQILCEVMKEVTIFASARMRSAVEQAASPQERLRACIQSELEAIHERAVPGFSILVMEWRSLSDKSQKEVLLLRDEYEQIWLDAINSARCPGGDATVVRRLMVGALSHTYSWFKARENGLTIPELADRAYQIFAPKS
- the yciH gene encoding stress response translation initiation inhibitor YciH, coding for MAKENRLVYSTDRGRIKEEPAAEKRHQGDGIVRIQRETKGRKGKGVTCVRGVDGTDGELKLLLAELKKRCGCGGALKDGVIEIQGDKRAEIKALLESKNYKVKLAGG
- a CDS encoding ion transporter, which produces MALTGRRKLLNEVIFGTETPAGRNFDVFLIWAILISVGLVLLASIGPIADRYGTLLITLEWLFTGLFTLEYAARIYCSVNRRKYIFSFYGVVDLLAILPSYLALLYTGATYLLVIRLLRVLRIFRILKLVRYLQDANLLLRALGLARRKILVFYSSVLVMCVIFGSLMFVVEGPENGFTSIPTSVYWAIVTITTVGYGDISPHTPLGQAIAAMTMLIGYSIIAVPTGILTAELAGEMHRERKHHRCNNCGRSVHDPDAEFCKFCGYRLEPSLQVEEV
- a CDS encoding PaaI family thioesterase, with protein sequence MTEQIAIQDQIQGNHCFGCGPDNDQGLRIKSYWVEPDKSRCLFTPSPYHNAGPAQYLNGGIIATVIDCHTVCTAIADGYLQAGRKVGSGDKIWFATGKLDIKYLAPAAIDQPVLLEATIVERGPKKTILHCELSSDGRLCAKADVVAVRVPDEW
- a CDS encoding serine hydrolase domain-containing protein, with the protein product MEIYGFCAPGFEALFEAFAKNFRECGDTGAAFAVRQHGELICSLWAGSADRDGEQPFTEETLVNVFSSSKGVLALLAMQQVQAGKLDLDRPVADYWPEFAQNKESVTARQLLSHRSGLVAFRERVKDNLIYDWQAACDAVAETAPWWEPGSEQGYAPFLYGWSLGGLIERVAEKPLLELYREMLAKPLNLDGGFGALGHSSSRIADVSPLKQPLPELRENAIGRAIKEDRKGPVAMAFSNPVSLMMGTNSPEWRGALIPAANGHFSARDLAAVYGDLAGGNPITLGQKWVDEASREQSRGRDKVLQAEVSFGCGFIRSTQAADLRFGGKQGFGHPGAGGSVGFADPEQGLGVGYITTRLGQSLFMDRRAVSLVETLYGLLK
- a CDS encoding SlyX family protein, which encodes MTEDVLKLMERIDELETRLAFQEDTISQLNDVIARQDADIRSVVARMRELGEKYSALTFEMQAGGKPVDEKPPHY
- a CDS encoding OmpA family protein — translated: MKHWVAILAMGSLVGCSTLDPYTGESKTSNAAKGAGIGAVAGAIVGVATASKKDRKKGALTGALGGAAIGGGIGYYMDRQEMALRQRLEGSGVRVQREGDNIRLIMPGNITFGSNRSDIRTDFYDTLESVTVVLQEFNKTAIRVSGHTDSTGSDVYNQSLSEQRANSVASFFSHNGVSSGRVQAVGYGERYPLASNSSESGRQANRRVELELLPL